The Cellulomonas sp. P24 genome contains a region encoding:
- a CDS encoding DUF5302 domain-containing protein gives MAQQDDEHAETAPAQDAKAKFREALDRKNAAAHRTADGQRNTGNVHGPETTGPSQRTFRRRAGSA, from the coding sequence ATGGCGCAGCAGGATGACGAGCACGCCGAGACGGCACCGGCTCAGGACGCCAAGGCGAAGTTCCGGGAGGCCCTGGACCGCAAGAACGCGGCCGCGCACCGGACTGCTGACGGTCAGCGGAACACGGGCAACGTCCATGGCCCCGAGACCACGGGGCCGTCGCAGCGGACGTTCCGGCGTCGCGCAGGCTCGGCCTGA
- the serA gene encoding phosphoglycerate dehydrogenase — protein MLRALLLENLHPLATEILTAQGIEVVNRTGALDENELIAALDGVHLLGIRSKTQVTARVLEHAPDLIGLGAFCIGTNQIDLGTAARRGVATFNAPFSNTRSVVEIALADIISLTRRLTVFDREMHQGIWNKSAIGAHEVRGRTLGIIGYGNIGTQLSVLAENLGMSVVFYDTSEKLALGNARRMSSMDELLDAADIVTLHVDGRSGNAGLFGAEQFARMRPGSIFLNLSRGFVVDYSALREAVLSGHVAGAAVDVFPVEPKRKGDPFESDLIGLPNVILTPHTGGSTEEAQEAIGRFVATKLRDYLTTGSTTLSVNLPNLALDQASGAHRLAFLHHNTPGVLAAVNAMLADHDVNIEGQLLATRGEIGYVVTDADSGLDPAVAESVAEALTGHPQSIRLRVLS, from the coding sequence GTGCTACGCGCCCTCCTTCTCGAGAACCTCCATCCGCTCGCCACCGAGATCTTGACCGCCCAGGGGATCGAGGTGGTCAACCGGACCGGTGCACTCGACGAGAACGAGCTGATCGCCGCGCTCGACGGGGTGCACCTCCTCGGCATCAGGTCGAAGACCCAGGTCACCGCACGCGTGCTCGAGCATGCGCCCGACCTGATCGGCCTCGGGGCGTTCTGCATCGGCACCAACCAGATCGACCTCGGGACCGCCGCACGACGCGGTGTCGCGACCTTCAACGCGCCGTTCTCGAACACCCGGTCGGTCGTCGAGATCGCTCTCGCGGACATCATCTCGTTGACCCGTCGTCTGACGGTGTTCGACCGTGAGATGCACCAGGGCATCTGGAACAAGTCCGCGATCGGCGCGCACGAGGTCCGTGGCCGGACGCTCGGGATCATCGGCTACGGCAACATCGGGACCCAGCTCTCCGTGCTCGCCGAGAACCTCGGGATGTCGGTCGTCTTCTACGACACGTCCGAGAAGCTCGCGCTCGGCAACGCCCGCCGGATGAGCTCGATGGACGAGCTGCTCGACGCCGCCGACATCGTCACGTTGCACGTCGACGGACGGAGCGGCAACGCCGGCCTCTTCGGCGCCGAGCAGTTCGCGCGGATGCGGCCGGGGTCGATCTTCCTCAACCTCTCCCGTGGGTTCGTGGTCGACTACTCCGCACTGCGGGAGGCGGTGCTCTCGGGTCACGTCGCCGGCGCAGCGGTGGACGTCTTCCCGGTGGAGCCCAAGCGCAAGGGCGACCCGTTCGAGTCCGACCTGATCGGGCTCCCGAACGTCATCCTCACCCCGCACACCGGCGGCTCGACCGAGGAGGCCCAGGAGGCGATCGGCCGCTTCGTCGCGACGAAGCTCCGGGACTACCTGACGACGGGGTCGACGACGCTCAGCGTCAACCTGCCCAACCTGGCACTCGACCAGGCGTCCGGTGCCCATCGCCTCGCGTTCCTGCACCACAACACCCCGGGTGTCCTCGCCGCGGTGAACGCGATGCTGGCCGATCACGACGTCAACATCGAGGGCCAGCTGCTCGCCACCCGTGGCGAGATCGGCTACGTCGTCACGGACGCCGACTCCGGGCTCGACCCCGCGGTCGCCGAGTCGGTCGCGGAGGCGCTGACCGGCCACCCGCAGTCGATCCGCCTGCGCGTCCTGTCCTGA
- a CDS encoding L-lactate dehydrogenase, which yields MSETNDSDELGLNPPPHDPRVDRRTTKLAVVGAGAVGSTMAYAALMRGAARTVALYDINAAKVEAEALDLGHGIQFMPMAEVIGSDDIAVCAGADVVVVTAGAKQKPGQSRIDLAEATISLVGKILPSLVEVAPDAVFVMVTNPVDIVTYAALKISGLPPHQLFGSGTVLDSSRLRYLVAQRCGVAVQNVHAYIAGEHGDSELPLWSSASIGGVPLLDWRGPGGASVLDEAARDEITHEVIDSAYRIIAGKGATNYAVALAGSRIIEAVLHDEKRVLPVSSLLEDYYGISDVCLSVPAIVGRNGVGERLEVPLSARELGGLMRSAETMRTISRRFGL from the coding sequence GTGAGCGAGACCAACGACTCCGACGAGCTCGGCCTGAACCCACCGCCGCACGATCCTCGCGTCGACCGCCGCACGACCAAGCTCGCTGTGGTCGGCGCCGGTGCGGTCGGATCGACCATGGCATACGCGGCGCTGATGAGGGGCGCGGCGCGGACGGTGGCGTTGTACGACATCAACGCCGCCAAGGTCGAGGCTGAGGCGCTGGACCTCGGGCACGGCATCCAGTTCATGCCGATGGCCGAGGTGATCGGGTCGGACGACATCGCCGTGTGCGCGGGTGCCGACGTCGTGGTCGTGACCGCGGGCGCCAAGCAGAAGCCGGGGCAGTCCCGGATCGATCTGGCGGAGGCCACGATCTCCCTCGTCGGGAAGATCCTCCCGTCGCTCGTCGAGGTGGCTCCGGATGCGGTGTTCGTGATGGTGACGAACCCGGTGGACATCGTCACGTACGCCGCGCTGAAGATCTCAGGCCTGCCGCCGCACCAGCTGTTCGGCTCGGGCACAGTGCTGGACTCGTCGCGCCTGAGGTATCTCGTGGCGCAGCGGTGCGGCGTCGCGGTCCAGAACGTTCACGCGTACATCGCCGGGGAGCACGGGGACTCCGAGCTCCCGCTGTGGAGCTCGGCGTCGATCGGCGGGGTCCCGCTGCTCGACTGGCGCGGGCCCGGTGGGGCGTCGGTGCTGGACGAGGCCGCGCGTGACGAGATCACCCACGAGGTCATCGACTCCGCGTACCGGATCATCGCCGGCAAGGGCGCGACCAACTACGCGGTCGCGCTGGCCGGGTCGCGCATCATCGAGGCTGTCCTGCACGACGAGAAGCGGGTGCTGCCGGTCTCGTCGTTGCTCGAGGACTACTACGGGATCTCGGACGTCTGCCTGTCGGTGCCGGCGATCGTGGGCCGCAACGGGGTCGGCGAGCGGCTGGAGGTTCCGCTGTCGGCGCGCGAGCTGGGCGGGCTGATGCGGTCGGCGGAGACGATGCGGACGATCTCGCGCCGCTTCGGTCTCTGA
- the lexA gene encoding transcriptional repressor LexA, with the protein MARRETPAGGDPDQAEASIASVHALPDGSADADGLTPRQRLVLDTIRSSVERRGYPPSMREIGDAVGLTSPSSVKHQLTTLERKGYLRRDPNRPRAIEVMHPDDSRAITPLAGQPWSRPDELGTLGEEALAPRDGTPTPSYVPVVGRIAAGGPILAEQVVEDVFPLPRQLVGDGDLFLLRVAGDSMIDAAICDGDWVVVRRQPVAENGEIVAAMIDGEATVKTFRRRDGHVWLMPHNPAYDPIPGDESLVLGRVVSVLRSL; encoded by the coding sequence ATGGCAAGACGCGAGACCCCCGCGGGCGGAGACCCGGACCAGGCGGAGGCGTCGATCGCCTCCGTCCACGCCCTCCCGGACGGCTCCGCGGACGCCGACGGCCTGACACCGCGTCAGCGTCTCGTCCTCGACACGATCCGCAGCTCGGTCGAGCGCCGCGGGTATCCCCCGAGCATGCGCGAGATCGGCGACGCCGTCGGGCTCACGAGCCCGTCGAGCGTCAAGCACCAGCTCACGACCCTCGAGCGCAAGGGCTACCTGCGTCGGGACCCCAACCGCCCACGCGCGATCGAGGTCATGCACCCTGACGACTCGCGCGCCATCACCCCGCTCGCCGGGCAGCCGTGGTCGCGCCCCGACGAGCTGGGCACCCTCGGCGAGGAGGCCCTCGCACCGCGCGACGGTACGCCGACGCCGTCCTACGTCCCGGTGGTGGGCCGGATCGCCGCCGGCGGTCCGATCCTCGCGGAGCAGGTCGTGGAGGACGTGTTCCCGTTGCCGCGCCAGCTCGTCGGCGACGGCGACCTCTTCCTGCTCCGCGTCGCGGGTGACTCGATGATCGATGCGGCCATCTGCGACGGGGACTGGGTGGTCGTCCGGCGGCAGCCGGTGGCCGAGAACGGCGAGATCGTCGCGGCGATGATCGACGGCGAAGCCACCGTCAAGACGTTCCGGCGTCGCGACGGGCACGTCTGGCTGATGCCGCACAACCCGGCGTACGACCCGATCCCCGGCGACGAGTCGCTCGTCCTCGGTCGCGTCGTGAGCGTCCTGCGCAGCCTCTGA
- a CDS encoding LysR family transcriptional regulator produces the protein MTRRRLDAAGLRLVRAIESEGSVTGAARLLGITQPAASQQLRALDRLLGTPIVVRHGRTVRLTDAGAVLARHARGVDQALDAAVEEVAAVASLRAGRIRLTAFPSAAATVMPRALAALRAAHPGLTISFTEAEPPQALALLDAGRCDVAVTFRPADSIGDPERVAVGLLEDELVAVVTQDRPNVHEPIELSSLAAETWIAGCPQCRTTLLDSCRDAGFDPQIDFATDDYVTVLALVATGLGIATLPGLALLATHPPGTRVVRTVRPATRLVEAVTTPALARVPAVRAAVDALAVAAREITSGPLVRPPARRQPTGGP, from the coding sequence GTGACCAGACGCCGCCTCGACGCCGCCGGTCTCCGCCTCGTCCGGGCGATCGAGAGCGAAGGGTCGGTGACGGGAGCAGCGCGCCTCCTGGGCATCACCCAACCCGCAGCGAGTCAACAGCTCCGCGCGCTGGACAGGCTGCTCGGGACACCGATCGTGGTGCGTCACGGCCGGACGGTACGGCTCACGGATGCCGGCGCGGTCCTCGCCCGGCACGCCCGCGGCGTCGACCAGGCGCTCGATGCCGCGGTCGAGGAGGTGGCCGCGGTGGCGAGCCTGCGGGCCGGCCGGATCCGGCTCACCGCGTTCCCGTCCGCTGCCGCGACCGTGATGCCCCGAGCTCTCGCGGCGCTGCGCGCAGCACATCCCGGTCTCACGATCAGCTTCACCGAGGCCGAGCCCCCGCAGGCGCTCGCCCTCCTCGACGCCGGGCGCTGCGACGTCGCGGTGACCTTCCGTCCGGCCGACAGCATCGGTGACCCCGAGCGGGTCGCCGTCGGTCTGCTCGAGGACGAGCTCGTCGCCGTGGTCACACAGGACAGGCCCAACGTCCACGAGCCCATCGAGCTCAGCTCCCTCGCCGCAGAGACCTGGATCGCCGGGTGCCCGCAGTGCCGCACGACCCTGCTCGACTCCTGCCGCGACGCGGGGTTCGACCCGCAGATCGACTTCGCGACGGACGACTACGTGACCGTCCTCGCGCTCGTCGCAACGGGTCTGGGCATCGCGACCCTCCCCGGGCTCGCGCTCCTCGCCACGCACCCACCCGGGACCCGCGTCGTCCGGACCGTGCGCCCTGCGACGAGGCTCGTGGAAGCCGTCACGACCCCGGCGCTCGCCCGCGTGCCGGCCGTCCGCGCGGCTGTCGACGCGCTGGCCGTCGCCGCGCGGGAGATCACCTCCGGACCGCTGGTCCGGCCGCCGGCCCGACGTCAACCGACCGGCGGGCCCTGA
- the nrdR gene encoding transcriptional regulator NrdR, whose protein sequence is MHCPFCRHGDSRVVDSRTSDDGSSIRRRRQCPECNRRFTTVETASLSVVKRSGATEPFSREKIVNGVRKACQGRPVSEDDLALLAQRVEETLRSNGSAELDAYEIGLSILGPLRELDEVAYLRFASVYQAFNSLEDFEAAITVLRSERDAEAGSDGRAVSEGSGSA, encoded by the coding sequence GTGCACTGTCCGTTCTGTCGGCACGGGGACTCGCGCGTGGTGGACTCACGGACGTCCGACGACGGGTCCTCGATCCGTCGACGGCGTCAGTGCCCGGAGTGCAATCGTCGGTTCACCACGGTGGAGACCGCGAGCCTGTCGGTCGTCAAGCGATCCGGAGCGACTGAGCCTTTCAGTCGCGAGAAGATCGTGAACGGGGTACGCAAGGCGTGCCAGGGGCGCCCGGTGAGCGAGGACGACCTCGCCCTTCTCGCTCAGCGCGTCGAGGAGACGCTTCGCAGCAACGGAAGTGCCGAGCTGGACGCGTATGAGATCGGTCTCTCGATCCTCGGGCCGCTCCGCGAGCTGGACGAGGTGGCCTATCTCCGGTTCGCGAGCGTCTACCAGGCGTTCAACTCGCTCGAGGACTTCGAGGCGGCGATCACCGTGCTGCGGTCGGAGCGGGATGCGGAGGCCGGCTCGGACGGCCGTGCCGTGAGCGAGGGAAGCGGGAGCGCGTAG
- a CDS encoding aldo/keto reductase, which produces MHVASADRYDSIPYRRAGRSGLSLPAISLGLWQNFGEGDPYDRQREIVLHAFDRGITHLDLANNYGPPPGSAESSLGRMLAQDLRPYRDELVISTKAGYRQWPGPYGEGGSRAYLLRSLDQSLRRLGLDHVDVFYSHRYDPTTPLEETLGALKTAVDSGRALYAGISSYSARRTSEALAVAAQLGLTLTLHQPSYSMLNRWIERPDVSGRSLLDVVGDVGLGMIVFSPLAQGMLTDRYLDGIPAGSRAARDGSLQRRFLSPENLGHVRALDAIARRRGQTLAQLALAWALRDERITAVLLGASSPTQLDENLAALDYLSLTPQELAEIEDHAVDAGINIWAPRSSDL; this is translated from the coding sequence ATGCACGTCGCCTCAGCGGACCGCTACGACTCGATCCCCTACCGACGTGCGGGCCGCAGCGGGCTGAGTCTCCCGGCGATCTCGCTCGGGCTCTGGCAGAACTTCGGCGAGGGCGACCCGTACGACCGTCAACGCGAGATCGTGCTCCACGCGTTCGACCGTGGGATCACCCACCTGGACCTGGCGAACAACTACGGCCCGCCGCCCGGCTCGGCCGAGTCGTCGCTCGGCCGCATGCTCGCCCAGGATCTCCGCCCGTACCGCGACGAGCTCGTCATCTCGACCAAGGCCGGCTACCGGCAGTGGCCCGGTCCGTACGGTGAGGGCGGGTCGCGGGCGTACCTCCTGCGGTCGCTCGACCAGTCGCTCCGCCGGTTGGGTCTCGACCACGTGGACGTGTTCTACAGCCACCGGTACGACCCCACGACCCCGCTCGAGGAGACACTCGGCGCCCTCAAGACCGCAGTGGACTCGGGACGAGCGCTGTACGCAGGCATCTCGTCGTACTCCGCCCGGAGGACCTCAGAGGCCCTGGCCGTGGCGGCACAGCTCGGCCTCACCCTCACGCTGCATCAGCCGTCGTACTCGATGCTCAACCGCTGGATCGAGCGGCCCGACGTGAGCGGCCGGTCACTGCTCGACGTCGTCGGCGACGTCGGCCTGGGCATGATCGTGTTCTCCCCGCTCGCTCAGGGCATGCTCACGGACCGGTACCTCGACGGGATCCCGGCCGGATCCCGGGCGGCGCGGGACGGCTCGCTGCAACGTCGTTTCCTCAGCCCGGAGAACCTCGGTCATGTCCGCGCCCTCGACGCCATCGCACGACGTCGGGGCCAGACCCTCGCGCAGCTGGCCTTGGCCTGGGCGCTGCGCGACGAACGGATCACGGCCGTCCTCCTCGGCGCCAGCAGCCCCACCCAGCTCGACGAGAACCTTGCCGCGCTGGACTACCTCTCGCTCACGCCGCAGGAGCTCGCCGAGATCGAGGACCACGCGGTGGACGCGGGCATCAACATCTGGGCGCCTCGGTCGAGCGATCTGTGA
- a CDS encoding HAD hydrolase-like protein — MRFDHVLLDLDGTVTDPYVGITGSYRYALAQVGRPVPDDVDLSWVIGPGIVDNLERLGVPASEVDAVVAAYRERHVAVGLYQAVVIPGIEALLAELVAAGAALALATAKPEDQGVETLRHFGLDTHFTVIGGMRLPVTRTKGEVVADVLERVGATDRSRAVMVGDRRHDVEGAHENGLVAIGVGWGFAAADELETAGADHVVGTVEELRTLLLG; from the coding sequence GTGCGCTTCGACCACGTCCTGCTCGACCTCGACGGCACCGTGACAGACCCGTACGTCGGGATCACCGGCTCCTACCGGTACGCACTGGCGCAGGTCGGTCGTCCGGTGCCGGACGACGTGGACCTCTCCTGGGTCATCGGGCCCGGGATCGTGGACAACCTGGAGCGCCTCGGGGTGCCCGCGTCCGAGGTCGACGCGGTCGTGGCCGCGTACCGCGAGCGACACGTCGCGGTCGGCCTGTACCAGGCGGTGGTCATCCCGGGCATCGAGGCACTCCTGGCAGAGCTGGTCGCGGCGGGTGCGGCCCTCGCACTCGCGACAGCGAAGCCGGAGGACCAGGGTGTCGAGACGCTCAGGCACTTCGGGCTCGACACGCACTTCACGGTGATCGGCGGCATGCGGCTCCCGGTGACGAGGACCAAGGGCGAGGTCGTCGCCGACGTGCTCGAGCGCGTCGGTGCCACGGACCGCTCACGTGCGGTCATGGTCGGCGACCGCCGTCATGACGTGGAGGGCGCCCACGAGAACGGGCTCGTCGCGATCGGGGTCGGGTGGGGGTTCGCCGCCGCCGACGAGCTCGAGACGGCGGGTGCGGACCACGTCGTCGGGACGGTCGAGGAGCTGCGAACCCTCCTGCTCGGCTGA
- a CDS encoding aminotransferase class V-fold PLP-dependent enzyme, with translation MTSLETLRSEFDRHPGYLDAASGGRGARRVVADMTANLTAWAAGTAGPATYDDAVARARAAYARIVHAPVGAVAIGTQVSVMASLLAVAVPDGAEVLCVEGDFSSMVFPFLAHADRIVVRHVALDRLAEEIGPRTFLVAFSLVQSATGEAADAEAVVAAARAAGALTFCDLTQAAGWTPVDATMFDATACAAYKWLTAPRGTGFLTVGEHLRDRLRPIHAGWYAGGDVWESCYGPTMALAGDARRFDVSPAWPVWIGAATALELFAGVDMTAVRRWDVDLADMFRSALGLGPGDSAIVSLPDPFGDARGRLAAAGCTVAGRAGRVRLSFHVWNDAEDVSRAVGALRS, from the coding sequence ATGACCAGCCTGGAGACTCTTCGTTCCGAGTTCGATCGCCACCCGGGGTACCTCGACGCGGCGTCCGGAGGCCGTGGCGCACGACGGGTCGTGGCAGACATGACCGCGAACCTCACGGCGTGGGCGGCCGGGACGGCCGGACCGGCGACCTACGACGACGCCGTGGCGCGTGCGCGGGCTGCCTATGCGCGGATCGTCCACGCCCCGGTCGGCGCGGTGGCCATCGGCACCCAGGTGTCGGTCATGGCGTCGCTGCTCGCCGTCGCGGTCCCGGACGGGGCCGAGGTGCTCTGCGTCGAGGGTGACTTCTCCTCGATGGTCTTCCCGTTCCTCGCTCATGCCGACCGGATCGTCGTTCGGCACGTCGCGCTCGACCGGCTGGCCGAGGAGATCGGACCGCGCACCTTCCTCGTCGCCTTCTCGCTGGTGCAGTCGGCGACGGGGGAGGCGGCCGACGCCGAGGCGGTCGTCGCGGCAGCGCGGGCGGCGGGTGCGCTGACCTTCTGCGATCTCACACAGGCCGCGGGCTGGACGCCGGTCGACGCGACGATGTTCGACGCCACGGCGTGCGCGGCGTACAAGTGGCTCACCGCGCCGAGGGGGACAGGCTTCCTCACGGTCGGGGAGCACCTGCGCGATCGACTCCGCCCGATCCACGCGGGCTGGTACGCCGGCGGTGACGTGTGGGAGTCGTGCTACGGGCCGACGATGGCTCTTGCGGGGGATGCGCGACGCTTCGACGTCTCGCCCGCCTGGCCGGTGTGGATCGGCGCCGCGACCGCGCTGGAGCTGTTCGCCGGGGTGGACATGACTGCGGTGCGGCGCTGGGACGTCGACCTGGCCGACATGTTCCGTTCTGCCCTGGGTCTGGGACCTGGTGACAGCGCGATCGTCTCGTTGCCCGACCCGTTCGGCGACGCGCGCGGACGACTCGCCGCGGCCGGGTGCACGGTCGCCGGTCGGGCGGGCCGGGTCAGGCTCTCGTTCCACGTCTGGAACGACGCGGAGGACGTCTCCCGTGCGGTGGGTGCGCTCCGTTCCTGA
- a CDS encoding LysM peptidoglycan-binding domain-containing protein: MRLTARGRRVGGLIALLVVGVFLLAGRAAAADDSGPLQVELYTVASGDTLWQIASRVTTPGEDVRDVVLRLEELNRMSSVDLRAGEQILIPALS, encoded by the coding sequence ATGAGGTTGACCGCCCGCGGCCGACGTGTGGGAGGGCTGATCGCCCTTCTGGTGGTCGGAGTCTTCCTGCTGGCCGGTCGAGCGGCGGCGGCGGACGACAGCGGCCCGCTCCAGGTCGAGCTGTACACGGTGGCGTCGGGTGACACGCTCTGGCAGATCGCCTCGCGCGTCACGACCCCCGGGGAGGACGTCCGCGACGTGGTGCTCCGCCTCGAAGAGCTCAATCGGATGTCGTCGGTCGACCTGCGAGCCGGCGAGCAGATCCTGATCCCTGCTCTCTCGTGA
- a CDS encoding AMP-binding protein, translating to MPYTDRPWLASYAPDVPADIEVPDEPVTRALARTATDLPDRVAVDFEGRTTTYRELAEQVDRAAGALLALGVQPGDRVAIALPNCTSHVVAFYAVLRIGAVVVEHNPLYTASELAHQLADSGATVVVSWEKTAPRVLEVRERTQVRTVLSVDVSRDLPFMKRLALRLPVSRARDVRAALCGTTPAGALRWHDVLAHATPMPAEHPEPRSADIALLQYTGGTTGTPKGAVLTHRNLVANALQGAAWTGVRPGQERIIGALPFFHAFGLTLCLTFATRVGATLVAFPKFDAEAVLASQRRHPATFMPGVAPMYERLAQLAETRHVDLSSIRLGIAGAMPIPAATAELWERVTGGLLIEGYGMTETSPVVLGNPCSAQRRPGMLGLPFPSTEMRVVDVDDSSVDVAPGERGELLVRGPQVFTGYWHRPEETAEVLLPGGWLRTGDVVVVEEDGFTRLVDRTKEMIVTGGFKVYPSQVEDRLRLMPGVADVAVVGMPGGDLGEKVVAAVVLATGATGVDLAAIREWGAEHLARYALPRELVILQELPRSAIGKVLRRVVRDQLTSPATAVV from the coding sequence ATGCCGTATACGGACCGCCCCTGGCTTGCGTCCTACGCCCCCGACGTCCCGGCCGACATCGAGGTTCCGGACGAGCCCGTCACGCGCGCACTGGCGCGGACCGCGACGGACCTCCCCGACCGCGTCGCCGTCGACTTCGAGGGACGCACCACGACGTACCGTGAGCTCGCCGAGCAGGTGGACCGCGCCGCAGGGGCACTGCTCGCGCTCGGCGTCCAGCCCGGTGACCGCGTCGCGATCGCTCTCCCGAACTGCACGTCGCACGTGGTCGCCTTCTACGCCGTGCTGCGGATCGGCGCCGTCGTGGTCGAGCACAACCCGCTGTACACCGCGAGCGAGCTCGCCCACCAGCTCGCCGACAGCGGTGCGACCGTCGTCGTGAGCTGGGAGAAGACCGCCCCACGCGTGCTCGAGGTGCGCGAACGGACACAGGTGCGCACCGTCCTCTCGGTGGACGTGAGCCGGGATCTTCCGTTCATGAAGCGACTTGCCCTTCGGCTCCCCGTCTCCCGCGCCCGCGACGTCCGTGCGGCGCTCTGCGGCACGACGCCGGCCGGCGCCCTCCGCTGGCACGACGTCCTCGCGCACGCCACGCCGATGCCGGCGGAACACCCGGAACCCCGCTCGGCGGACATCGCCCTGCTGCAGTACACGGGAGGGACGACCGGCACCCCCAAGGGCGCGGTCCTCACCCACCGGAACCTGGTCGCGAACGCACTTCAGGGCGCCGCGTGGACCGGCGTCCGGCCAGGCCAGGAGCGAATCATCGGGGCGCTCCCGTTCTTCCACGCCTTCGGCCTCACGCTCTGCCTCACGTTCGCCACCCGCGTCGGTGCCACGCTCGTCGCCTTCCCGAAGTTCGACGCCGAGGCCGTCCTCGCCAGCCAGCGACGCCACCCGGCCACGTTCATGCCGGGTGTGGCGCCGATGTACGAGCGGCTCGCCCAGCTCGCCGAGACACGCCACGTCGACCTGAGCTCGATCCGCCTCGGCATCGCCGGGGCGATGCCGATCCCTGCAGCGACGGCCGAGCTCTGGGAACGCGTCACCGGCGGCCTCCTGATCGAGGGCTACGGCATGACCGAGACCTCGCCGGTGGTCCTCGGCAACCCCTGCTCCGCGCAACGTCGCCCCGGCATGCTCGGACTGCCGTTCCCGAGCACCGAGATGCGCGTCGTGGACGTCGACGACTCGTCCGTCGACGTCGCTCCTGGTGAGCGCGGCGAGCTCCTCGTTCGCGGACCCCAGGTGTTCACGGGCTACTGGCACCGACCGGAGGAGACCGCCGAGGTTCTGCTCCCCGGCGGTTGGCTGCGCACGGGCGACGTCGTCGTGGTCGAGGAGGACGGCTTCACGCGCCTCGTCGACCGCACCAAGGAGATGATCGTCACGGGTGGGTTCAAGGTGTACCCGTCTCAGGTCGAGGACCGGCTCCGGCTCATGCCCGGCGTCGCGGACGTCGCCGTCGTCGGCATGCCGGGCGGAGACCTCGGCGAGAAGGTCGTCGCTGCGGTCGTCCTCGCCACGGGAGCCACCGGCGTCGATCTCGCCGCGATCCGCGAGTGGGGTGCGGAGCATCTCGCCCGGTACGCCCTGCCGCGCGAGCTGGTCATCCTGCAGGAGCTACCGCGCTCAGCGATCGGCAAGGTCCTGCGCCGCGTCGTGCGCGACCAGCTGACGAGCCCGGCCACGGCGGTCGTCTGA